The Neobacillus sp. OS1-2 genome includes a window with the following:
- a CDS encoding glycosyltransferase: MKDIIFINDNFLVGGTNTSAITQLNLLIEMGYSVTLWVVTGVYDEEMIDQIPSGVSVVCGSEFDRLYKTQAQISRIKRVLKHPYKMARRMLIKRDLGTNSKLHNRREAKYGTLADNYSLAFYFDLPLMTNYLNWIDRQINCKKKVLWIHTVYANKTILATFNLKEELSISTLDKFDKIFAVSKECKLGFVSFFEKFDINVDIIRLPLDVKKIKKMALEQTIDMESQDLRLITVGRITYEKGIDRIITICKNLLSEKIKFVWYVIGDGDMETEISSMIKENNLEESLLLLGRKPNPYPYLLNADIVVVPSRTESWGLVTNEALILGRPIVATDVGGTKEMLTNYFKGEVVENHQDRITEGIKSIITRSKNNYNLGGIAENRFDETFAKKCMNEILQLVENE; this comes from the coding sequence TTGAAGGACATCATATTCATCAATGATAATTTCTTAGTTGGAGGAACAAATACTTCTGCTATAACACAGTTAAATCTTCTTATTGAAATGGGGTATAGTGTAACTCTGTGGGTCGTCACCGGTGTGTATGATGAAGAAATGATAGATCAAATACCTAGTGGTGTGAGTGTGGTATGTGGGAGTGAATTTGATAGGCTATATAAAACGCAAGCTCAGATTTCACGAATTAAAAGGGTTTTAAAGCACCCGTATAAGATGGCTAGGCGTATGTTAATTAAAAGAGACTTAGGCACAAACTCTAAGCTTCATAACAGAAGAGAAGCTAAATATGGCACTTTAGCAGATAATTATTCATTAGCATTCTATTTTGATTTACCGCTTATGACAAATTATCTTAACTGGATTGATAGACAGATAAATTGTAAGAAGAAAGTACTTTGGATTCATACAGTTTATGCAAATAAAACCATACTGGCAACCTTTAATTTGAAAGAAGAGTTATCCATTAGTACACTTGATAAATTTGATAAGATTTTTGCTGTTTCAAAGGAGTGCAAGTTAGGATTCGTTAGTTTTTTTGAGAAATTTGATATTAATGTGGATATTATTAGATTACCGCTGGATGTTAAGAAGATAAAGAAAATGGCTTTAGAACAAACGATAGATATGGAAAGTCAGGACCTACGTTTAATTACAGTTGGTAGAATAACTTATGAAAAGGGAATTGATCGTATCATCACTATATGCAAAAATCTATTGAGTGAAAAGATCAAATTCGTTTGGTATGTTATCGGTGATGGAGATATGGAAACTGAAATTAGTTCAATGATAAAAGAGAATAATTTAGAAGAATCTTTACTTTTATTAGGGAGAAAACCTAATCCTTATCCTTATTTATTGAATGCGGATATAGTAGTCGTTCCCTCAAGAACTGAGTCTTGGGGACTAGTAACAAATGAAGCACTTATACTAGGAAGACCTATTGTTGCAACAGATGTAGGGGGAACGAAAGAGATGTTGACTAATTATTTTAAAGGCGAAGTGGTTGAGAATCACCAAGATAGAATTACTGAAGGTATAAAAAGTATTATAACCAGGAGTAAAAATAATTATAATCTTGGTGGAATTGCGGAAAATAGGTTTGATGAAACATTTGCAAAAAAATGTATGAATGAGATCTTACAGCTAGTAGAAAATGAATAG
- a CDS encoding glycosyltransferase: protein MKILFFGTACNLETFNTINKKSNHKASAAPQYFQNLLLKGLSEANKDITIRTVLPIAHFPISRKKLISAKKEEVIDGVTTKYLPAVNFLVLKQLCYIVASILELALWSWENRKEKNRVVLIYGMYLPVSLPLVLFSKLCGSLIVTYVNDLPNLMFKYTKQQGLKSLLVPIYNMLSEFLYEKFDGYLMVSKQLGEIVNRKNKPSAVVEAFAEVSNSRSEDLLQKKENAIMYAGTLHKQFGIDKLLYAFREIDDPSLKLWIFGSGDMEDEIEKESKKDSRIIYFGMKPLSDVFKYEMRAKLLINPRYSKDEYTKYSFPSKTMEYMLSGTPVLMTHLKGIDDDYYEHVYTTPNESIAGWKDSIEKVMLKSEFELNEKGRSARQFIIKNKNLQAQTKKVIKLLYQVLENRAL from the coding sequence ATGAAGATATTATTCTTCGGAACTGCATGTAATTTAGAAACTTTTAATACAATTAATAAAAAATCCAATCATAAGGCATCAGCTGCACCACAATACTTTCAGAATTTACTATTGAAGGGGCTGTCCGAAGCAAATAAGGATATTACGATTAGGACGGTTTTACCGATTGCTCACTTTCCAATTAGTAGGAAGAAATTGATATCAGCTAAAAAGGAAGAAGTCATAGATGGAGTAACAACCAAATATTTGCCTGCAGTAAATTTCCTTGTATTAAAGCAGCTATGTTATATAGTAGCCTCTATTCTAGAATTGGCCCTCTGGAGTTGGGAAAATCGAAAAGAGAAAAATCGTGTTGTGCTAATATATGGGATGTATCTACCCGTATCACTACCCTTAGTTCTATTTTCAAAATTATGTGGCTCTTTGATAGTTACCTATGTAAATGATTTGCCAAATCTAATGTTTAAATATACAAAACAACAGGGTTTAAAGAGTTTATTAGTTCCAATCTATAATATGTTAAGCGAATTTTTGTATGAAAAATTTGATGGCTATTTAATGGTATCAAAGCAGTTGGGTGAAATAGTTAATCGAAAGAATAAACCTAGTGCTGTTGTAGAAGCATTTGCTGAAGTAAGTAATAGTCGTAGTGAGGATTTGCTACAAAAAAAAGAAAATGCAATCATGTATGCCGGAACATTACACAAGCAATTTGGCATTGATAAATTGCTTTATGCCTTTAGAGAAATAGATGACCCAAGTTTGAAGTTGTGGATATTTGGTTCAGGAGATATGGAAGATGAGATTGAAAAAGAATCTAAGAAAGATTCGAGAATTATTTATTTTGGAATGAAGCCATTGAGTGATGTCTTTAAGTATGAAATGAGAGCTAAATTATTGATAAACCCAAGATATTCTAAAGATGAATATACAAAGTACTCATTTCCATCTAAAACTATGGAATATATGCTTTCTGGAACACCAGTCTTAATGACACATTTAAAGGGAATAGACGATGATTATTACGAACATGTATATACAACACCGAATGAGTCTATCGCAGGATGGAAAGATTCCATTGAAAAAGTTATGTTGAAAAGTGAGTTCGAATTGAATGAAAAAGGAAGAAGTGCAAGACAATTTATTATTAAAAATAAAAATTTACAAGCTCAAACAAAAAAGGTAATTAAACTATTATACCAGGTACTAGAAAATAGGGCTTTATGA
- a CDS encoding glycosyltransferase, whose amino-acid sequence MNVMVFNVPAETVGALTILNEFYDEVLKYKGYDIKWTFVLSKPTLMETENVKVIRFPWIKKSWAHRLFFDHIIAPKLIKKHKIDKIISFQNVVIPHVKKQQILYVHNSLPFIDHKFTFKKNTHLWIYQNVISKNIIKSIKIADKVIVQTKWMKKACLEKSGVKQEKISVVPPKINFEIKQFFDPNISSMSTFFYPASGFEYKNHKVVIEACKILKNKTDNKYKFIFTLNGKENEEIKKLHEEVINQQLPIEFIGSISREKVFKLYANSVLLFPSYIETFGLPLLEARLHKGMIIASDCTFSNEILNGYENAFFFPHDVPDKLSGILLKVINGDISYKNPNNIPNDENLESLLYHIVARR is encoded by the coding sequence ATGAATGTAATGGTTTTTAATGTTCCAGCAGAAACTGTTGGAGCATTAACTATTCTTAATGAATTTTACGATGAAGTCTTAAAGTATAAGGGTTATGATATTAAATGGACTTTTGTTCTAAGCAAGCCTACTCTTATGGAAACGGAAAATGTAAAAGTTATAAGGTTTCCATGGATAAAGAAGAGTTGGGCTCATAGACTATTTTTTGATCATATAATAGCGCCAAAATTAATCAAAAAACACAAAATCGATAAAATTATATCATTTCAAAATGTTGTTATACCTCATGTGAAGAAGCAGCAAATTTTATATGTCCATAATTCATTACCATTTATAGATCATAAATTTACCTTTAAAAAAAATACACATTTATGGATCTACCAAAATGTAATATCTAAAAATATCATTAAATCTATTAAGATAGCAGATAAGGTAATTGTTCAAACAAAATGGATGAAAAAAGCATGTTTAGAAAAATCGGGTGTTAAGCAAGAGAAAATAAGCGTAGTTCCCCCTAAAATTAATTTTGAGATAAAACAATTTTTCGATCCAAATATTAGCTCAATGTCTACCTTTTTTTATCCGGCAAGTGGGTTTGAATATAAAAATCATAAAGTGGTAATTGAAGCATGCAAAATTTTAAAAAATAAAACTGATAATAAGTATAAATTTATATTCACATTAAATGGTAAAGAGAATGAGGAAATTAAAAAGCTTCATGAAGAAGTCATAAATCAGCAGCTTCCTATAGAATTTATCGGTAGTATTTCTAGAGAAAAGGTATTTAAATTATATGCAAACTCAGTTTTATTATTTCCCTCTTATATTGAAACATTTGGATTGCCGCTTCTCGAAGCTAGGCTGCACAAAGGAATGATTATTGCTTCTGATTGTACTTTTTCTAACGAAATATTAAATGGATATGAGAATGCATTTTTCTTCCCTCACGATGTACCTGATAAATTATCTGGAATTCTCTTAAAGGTAATTAATGGCGATATTAGCTATAAAAATCCCAATAATATTCCAAATGATGAGAATTTAGAGTCGCTACTTTATCATATTGTAGCTAGGAGGTAA
- the wecB gene encoding non-hydrolyzing UDP-N-acetylglucosamine 2-epimerase — translation MNKLKVMTIVGTRPEIIRLSETIKKMDKYFNHVLVHTGQNWDYTLNQVFFDDLGIREPNYYLNSVGDNLGETMGNIIAKSFDILQMEKPDALLILGDTNSSLSAIPAKRLKIPIFHMEAGNRCFDQNLPEEINRKIVDHISDVNLPYTEHARRYLISEGYRKEHIYVTGSPMAEVLRKYEDKINNSNVLDSLGLIKGKYILVSAHREENIDNEKNFLSLMNAINEIADHYQMPVIYSTHPRSQNIIKKREFKFHPLVKSLKPFGFFDYNKLQVNSYCVLSDSGTVPEEAAILGFPAVSIRTSTERPEALDKGTIILGGIKKQDVLQSVELCRDMWDSNELVLPVTDYIDTNVSVKVIKIIQSYTKIVNKVIWGKE, via the coding sequence ATGAATAAATTAAAAGTAATGACAATAGTAGGAACCAGACCTGAGATTATCAGGTTGAGTGAAACTATTAAGAAAATGGATAAATACTTTAATCATGTATTAGTTCATACTGGGCAGAATTGGGATTATACATTAAATCAAGTTTTCTTTGATGACTTAGGAATTCGAGAGCCTAATTATTACCTAAATAGTGTAGGAGATAATTTGGGTGAAACTATGGGTAATATTATCGCGAAATCTTTTGATATTTTACAAATGGAAAAACCCGATGCGCTATTGATTCTTGGAGATACTAATTCTTCGTTATCTGCAATACCAGCAAAAAGATTAAAAATACCTATTTTTCATATGGAAGCAGGTAACAGGTGTTTTGATCAGAATCTTCCGGAAGAGATTAACAGAAAAATAGTGGATCATATATCTGATGTTAATCTTCCATATACAGAACATGCAAGAAGATATTTAATTTCAGAAGGCTATAGGAAGGAACATATTTATGTTACTGGATCCCCAATGGCTGAAGTACTAAGAAAGTATGAGGATAAAATTAATAATAGTAATGTTTTGGATAGCCTTGGTTTAATTAAAGGTAAATATATTTTAGTTTCTGCTCATAGAGAAGAAAATATAGATAATGAAAAAAACTTTTTATCTTTAATGAATGCCATTAATGAAATAGCTGATCATTATCAAATGCCAGTAATTTATTCCACTCATCCAAGAAGTCAAAATATCATAAAGAAAAGAGAATTTAAGTTTCATCCACTAGTAAAAAGTTTAAAACCCTTTGGTTTTTTTGACTACAATAAACTACAGGTAAATTCCTATTGTGTTTTATCTGATAGTGGTACGGTCCCTGAAGAAGCAGCAATACTAGGATTTCCTGCAGTTTCAATTAGAACTTCAACTGAACGTCCAGAGGCCTTGGATAAGGGAACTATTATCCTTGGGGGAATAAAGAAACAAGACGTTTTACAGTCTGTTGAGCTATGTAGAGATATGTGGGATAGTAATGAACTGGTACTTCCTGTAACTGATTACATTGATACTAATGTTTCAGTGAAAGTTATTAAGATAATACAAAGCTATACTAAAATTGTTAATAAGGTTATATGGGGAAAGGAATAA
- a CDS encoding sugar nucleotide-binding protein: protein MKFLVLGATGMAGHTIAIYLKEQGHHVTTFSRKPFNYCENVIGDIKNSPLLEDLVKTGEFDAVINCIGILNSDAEENKHNAVFMNSYLPHYLSYITKDSHTKVIHMSTDCVFSGKTGNYKESSLKDGETFYDRSKALGELENNKDLTFRNSIIGPDMNEEGIGLFNWFMKQSGEINGYSKAIWTGVTTLTLAKAMEKAVEVNLTGLYNLVNNESINKYEMLILFNKYFKNNQLTINNYKDFSLNKSLLNTRRDFNFIIPSYEDMIQEMKEWVYDHPELYPYYL, encoded by the coding sequence ATGAAATTCTTAGTTTTAGGTGCAACAGGGATGGCTGGTCATACAATTGCTATCTATCTCAAAGAACAAGGACATCATGTTACAACCTTTTCCCGAAAACCATTTAACTATTGTGAAAATGTTATTGGTGATATAAAAAATTCACCTTTATTAGAAGATCTGGTTAAAACTGGGGAATTCGATGCAGTTATTAATTGTATAGGTATTTTAAATAGCGATGCAGAAGAAAATAAACATAATGCTGTCTTTATGAATAGTTATCTCCCGCATTATTTAAGTTATATTACAAAAGATAGTCATACTAAGGTTATTCACATGAGTACTGATTGTGTATTTTCCGGAAAAACCGGAAATTATAAGGAGAGCTCTTTGAAAGATGGAGAAACATTTTATGATCGATCAAAGGCGTTAGGTGAACTTGAAAATAATAAAGATTTAACATTTAGAAATTCTATCATTGGTCCAGATATGAATGAAGAGGGAATTGGCTTATTTAACTGGTTTATGAAGCAAAGTGGAGAAATTAATGGATACAGTAAGGCTATTTGGACTGGTGTAACTACTCTTACTTTAGCTAAGGCGATGGAAAAGGCCGTAGAAGTAAATTTAACTGGATTATATAATCTTGTGAATAATGAGAGTATAAATAAATATGAAATGTTAATTTTATTTAATAAGTACTTTAAAAATAATCAGTTGACCATTAATAATTATAAGGATTTTAGTTTAAATAAATCTCTATTAAATACACGGAGGGATTTTAATTTTATAATCCCTTCATATGAGGATATGATACAAGAAATGAAAGAGTGGGTATACGATCATCCAGAATTATATCCATATTATTTATAA
- a CDS encoding polysaccharide biosynthesis protein: MFKGKTLLITGGTGSFGNAVLDRFLDTDIGEIRIFSRDEKKQDDMRKLYKNDKIKFFIGDVRDISSVKNAMYNVDYVFHAAALKQVPSCEFFPLEAVKTNVLGTENVLTAAIEAGVKKVICLSTDKAAYPINAMGISKAMMEKVFVAKSRTVPQERTMICGTRYGNVMASRGSVIPLFVEQIKSGNPLTITDPQMTRFLMSLEEAVELVVFAFQNANSGDIMVQKSPASTIGDLAQALKELFNAENEIKIIGTRHGEKLYETLLTKEEYIPAEDMGGFYRVPVDKRELNYDKYFVEGNELLAYSDEYNSHNTERLNIEQIKEKLLSLDYIQHELKEFERKLVTQ, translated from the coding sequence TTGTTTAAAGGGAAAACTTTATTAATTACTGGTGGAACAGGTTCATTTGGTAATGCTGTATTAGATAGGTTTTTAGATACTGATATCGGTGAGATTCGAATCTTTTCCAGAGATGAAAAAAAACAGGATGATATGAGAAAGCTTTATAAAAATGATAAAATTAAGTTTTTTATTGGGGATGTCCGGGATATCTCTAGTGTGAAAAATGCAATGTATAATGTTGATTATGTATTCCATGCAGCTGCATTAAAACAAGTTCCATCATGTGAATTTTTCCCTCTGGAAGCTGTTAAAACAAATGTGTTAGGTACAGAAAATGTCCTTACAGCAGCAATAGAAGCAGGTGTAAAGAAAGTTATATGCCTTTCTACTGATAAAGCAGCATATCCAATTAATGCGATGGGTATTTCGAAAGCGATGATGGAAAAAGTTTTTGTGGCCAAATCAAGAACAGTACCACAAGAGAGAACGATGATTTGTGGAACCAGATACGGGAATGTAATGGCCTCGAGAGGTTCTGTTATTCCATTATTTGTAGAGCAGATTAAGAGTGGCAATCCATTAACAATTACTGATCCTCAGATGACTCGTTTCTTGATGAGTTTAGAGGAAGCTGTTGAGTTGGTTGTGTTTGCTTTTCAAAATGCTAATTCTGGGGATATTATGGTTCAAAAATCACCTGCATCGACAATTGGAGATTTAGCTCAAGCTTTAAAAGAATTATTTAATGCGGAAAATGAGATAAAAATAATTGGAACAAGACATGGAGAAAAATTATATGAAACCCTCTTAACTAAAGAAGAGTATATTCCGGCTGAGGATATGGGTGGATTCTATAGAGTTCCCGTAGATAAAAGAGAGCTAAATTACGACAAGTATTTTGTTGAGGGAAATGAATTACTCGCTTATTCAGATGAATATAACTCTCATAATACAGAGCGGTTAAATATAGAGCAAATTAAAGAAAAACTTTTAAGTCTTGATTATATCCAACATGAACTAAAAGAGTTTGAAAGGAAGTTAGTAACTCAATGA
- a CDS encoding glycosyltransferase family 4 protein — translation MKILVVCQYFFPEQFRVSDICFELAKEGHEVTVLTGLPNYPSGIVDKKYRALRNRKEVINGVKVYRSWLLGRGKGTKRLALNYFSFAVSSSIKAMFIKKDFDLILVYQLSPVTMALPGILLKKITKKPLILYCHDLWPESLVSGGISPNGKIYSVLLKLSKWIYKSADEIFTSSKLFEEYFNNTLDINRNITYLPVYAEAIFEDIPKKKNDGFINLVFAGNIGEMQSVETIIYAANEIKDEQSIRFHIVGDGSSRKRCEELAKQFNLSNVIFYGQHPIIEMPIFYEMADAFLITLKANKFISYTLPNKVQSYMASGKPILGAIDGETEIVINDANCGLCASAENYKQFASNIKRFAAEKDTLTEYGKNAKCYYDHNFSKKIYMDKINILLTKIKINGDVKIV, via the coding sequence ATGAAGATACTTGTAGTGTGTCAATATTTCTTTCCTGAGCAATTTAGAGTTAGTGATATTTGTTTTGAACTTGCAAAAGAGGGGCATGAGGTAACAGTCCTTACAGGACTTCCGAATTATCCAAGTGGGATTGTAGATAAGAAGTATAGAGCATTAAGAAATAGAAAAGAAGTAATAAACGGAGTTAAGGTTTATCGATCGTGGCTATTAGGAAGAGGAAAGGGAACTAAAAGATTAGCGTTGAATTACTTTAGTTTTGCAGTGTCTTCATCCATAAAAGCAATGTTTATTAAGAAAGACTTTGATTTAATTTTAGTTTATCAGCTTTCTCCAGTTACCATGGCATTGCCTGGTATCCTATTAAAAAAGATAACAAAAAAACCTTTAATATTGTATTGTCATGATCTATGGCCTGAAAGCCTTGTATCCGGGGGAATATCTCCGAATGGTAAAATTTATAGCGTTCTTTTGAAGCTCTCCAAATGGATATATAAAAGTGCAGATGAGATATTTACTAGTTCAAAGCTTTTTGAAGAATATTTTAATAATACATTAGATATTAATAGGAATATTACTTATCTACCTGTGTATGCTGAAGCAATATTTGAAGATATACCAAAAAAGAAGAATGATGGATTTATAAATTTAGTTTTCGCAGGGAATATTGGGGAAATGCAGAGCGTAGAAACAATTATTTATGCTGCAAATGAGATTAAAGATGAACAATCAATAAGGTTTCATATAGTGGGGGATGGATCTTCACGTAAGAGGTGTGAGGAATTAGCAAAGCAGTTTAATTTAAGTAATGTAATATTCTATGGGCAGCATCCGATTATTGAAATGCCAATATTCTACGAAATGGCTGATGCATTTTTAATTACATTGAAAGCAAATAAATTTATATCTTATACATTACCAAATAAGGTTCAATCTTATATGGCGTCAGGTAAGCCGATTTTAGGAGCTATTGACGGGGAAACTGAAATTGTTATTAATGATGCGAATTGTGGTTTATGTGCATCAGCAGAAAACTATAAACAATTTGCAAGTAATATTAAGAGGTTTGCTGCTGAAAAAGATACCCTTACAGAATACGGTAAAAATGCAAAATGTTATTATGATCATAACTTTTCTAAAAAGATATATATGGATAAAATAAATATATTGCTAACAAAAATCAAAATAAATGGAGATGTTAAAATTGTTTAA
- a CDS encoding NAD-dependent epimerase/dehydratase family protein has translation MLYVTGITGHTGKWFLDRLIKEKYKGKIRCLVRDNSDTTLLDKSGLKVEKVFGSLEDKAFLEKTMEGVETVVHISTILFSDNVMDAAIRNKVKWAILVHTTGRYSKYKSASEVYIEIEERILKMRDQIGITILRPTMIYGSTGDRNMYKLVDYLNRHKFFPMFGKGDNLMQPVHAKDLGYAYYDILEKRDITFNKEYNLSGRNPIKYLDLIKCVSATLDKKNTIVKIPLWFSIFSAKIYNLINKNALISVEQVLRMQEDKVFTYDEAAKDIGYSPLSFSEGIKGEVKRYLESKQRGKK, from the coding sequence ATGTTATATGTTACTGGAATTACTGGACATACCGGTAAATGGTTCTTAGATAGATTAATAAAAGAAAAGTATAAAGGTAAAATTAGATGTCTGGTTAGGGATAATAGCGATACAACTTTACTAGATAAATCCGGGCTAAAAGTAGAAAAGGTATTTGGTAGTCTAGAAGACAAAGCATTTCTAGAAAAAACTATGGAGGGTGTGGAAACGGTGGTCCATATCTCAACTATATTATTTTCAGATAATGTAATGGATGCCGCTATTAGAAATAAGGTGAAGTGGGCAATACTTGTTCACACTACAGGAAGATACTCAAAATATAAAAGTGCATCAGAAGTGTATATTGAAATTGAAGAAAGAATTCTTAAAATGAGAGATCAAATTGGTATTACAATATTAAGGCCCACAATGATATACGGCTCCACAGGAGATAGAAATATGTATAAACTTGTCGATTATTTAAACAGGCATAAGTTTTTCCCTATGTTTGGAAAAGGGGACAATTTGATGCAGCCTGTTCATGCCAAAGATCTAGGTTATGCATACTATGATATTCTTGAAAAAAGGGATATAACCTTCAATAAGGAATACAATTTATCTGGAAGAAATCCTATTAAATATCTGGACTTAATAAAATGTGTCTCCGCAACACTAGACAAAAAAAATACAATAGTAAAAATACCGTTATGGTTTTCAATATTTTCAGCGAAAATTTACAATTTAATTAATAAAAATGCTTTAATTTCTGTAGAACAGGTACTTAGAATGCAGGAAGATAAGGTATTTACTTACGATGAAGCGGCAAAGGACATTGGTTACTCTCCATTATCTTTTTCAGAAGGGATTAAAGGAGAAGTAAAGAGATATTTGGAAAGTAAACAAAGAGGAAAAAAGTAA
- a CDS encoding sugar transferase — translation MIYRRYLKRLLDFVLSFIGIVVLSPVFLILIICIKLDSNGRVFFKQRRIGKGKSEFYILKFRTMKIDTPKDTPTHLLKDPKSHITRVGKLLRKTSLDELPQIINILKGEMSVIGPRPCLWNQYDLIAERDKYGANDIYPGLTGWAQINGRDELPIETKAKLDGEYVNRASFFFDIKVFFLTVVSVLKSDGVKEGSSN, via the coding sequence GTGATTTATAGAAGGTATTTAAAAAGATTATTAGACTTTGTTCTTTCCTTTATTGGGATTGTGGTACTTTCACCCGTTTTTTTAATATTAATAATCTGTATTAAGCTTGATTCAAATGGACGGGTATTTTTTAAGCAGCGTAGGATTGGAAAAGGTAAATCAGAGTTTTATATTTTAAAGTTTAGAACAATGAAGATTGATACACCAAAAGATACACCCACTCACCTGTTAAAAGACCCAAAAAGCCATATTACTAGGGTAGGGAAACTTTTGCGCAAAACTAGTTTAGATGAACTTCCGCAAATAATTAATATTCTTAAAGGTGAAATGAGTGTGATTGGCCCAAGGCCTTGTCTTTGGAATCAGTATGATTTGATTGCTGAGAGAGATAAATATGGGGCGAATGATATTTATCCGGGGCTTACTGGGTGGGCACAAATAAATGGTAGGGATGAATTGCCGATTGAAACTAAAGCAAAACTTGATGGGGAATATGTTAATAGAGCGAGTTTTTTCTTTGATATAAAGGTGTTCTTTTTGACTGTTGTTAGTGTGCTTAAAAGTGATGGGGTAAAAGAGGGTAGTAGTAACTAA